The Plasmodium yoelii strain 17X genome assembly, chromosome: 4 genome has a window encoding:
- a CDS encoding PIR protein, producing MDKDVCGTLIPLRDAFSYVEEDESYRFKTVEDFIDYCTDGECDDDTDKINARCLHVFDAFFKDKSVFENDAKGNIYIVQYILIWLSYVFSLIKSEEKGSLNEFYNKYIENGERYKKEINDVTTYKNYKDLIDRNKYILSMDMSIISKLYDAFSTLCDIYIDLDTNNSDCTQDSEKANQFVETYKKIIIDHNIGENIRYFYVLINLLTDYDNLKKKCGIFPSTPDIKKIISEATSSSIASKFIPILSILVAIPIFLGIAYKYSLFGFRKRFQKQKLREKLKK from the exons ATGGATAAGGacgtg TGTGGAACGTTAATTCCTTTAAGGGATGCGTTTTCCTATGTGGAAGAAGATGAAAGCTATCGATTTAAAACTGTTGAAGATTTCATAGATTACTGTACTGATGGAGAATGTGATGATGATaccgataaaattaatgctaGATGTTTACATGTTTTTGATGCATTCTTTAAGGATAAGTCTGTGTTTGAAAATGATGCAAAAGGAAACATCTATATTGTTCAATACattttgatatggttaagttatgtGTTCAGCCTGATCAAAAGTGAAGAAAAAGGCAGTctaaatgaattttataataaatatatagaaaatggcGAGAGatataaaaaggaaataaacGATGTTACtacttataaaaattataaggatcttatagatagaaataaatatattttaagtatGGATATGAgcattatatctaaattatatgatgcatttagtACATTATGTGACATATATATTGACCTTGATACAAACAACTCAGATTGCACGCAAGATTCCGAAAAAGCTAATCAATTTGttgaaacatataaaaaaattatcatagaTCATAACATTGGTGAAAATATCCgctatttttatgtattgattaatttattaactgATTAtgacaatttaaaaaaaaaatgtggaaTTTTCCCATCCACTccagatataaaaaaaataatatctgAAGCTACATCAAGTTCGATAGCAAGCAAATTCATTCcaattttatcgatattagttgcaataccaattttcttgggaattgcttataag tattcgttatttggatttcggaaacgatttcaaaaacaaaaattaagagaaaagctaaaaaaataa
- a CDS encoding PIR protein, which translates to MLTSTVCKEFDSLREKIPDELDDLVNYMTTSGALKQHCPDKECKTYSNIINGGCLWLLDTFYDGKSVFFHYADGKIDIVVYIMMWLGYKLNHKLNTEFSNINEFYEKNMKTYHGYKKNIDYVDGYSTYKDLINKHNYVFNIPKENMSKFYDAFKSLCKLYTECDDNESNYNSYLEKTQEFVKKYEQLKDLNISEGSPYYQLFSILSKDYDNLKNKCSYFPPLLTYSLISIALIFVAIPIFLGISYKYSLFGFRKRFQKQKLREKIKNVKKRVNH; encoded by the exons ATGTTAACTAGTACAGTG TGTAAAGAGTTTGATAGTTTGAGGGAGAAAATTCCCGATGAATTGGATGATCTTGTAAATTATATGACTACAAGTGGAGCTCTCAAGCAGCACTGCCCTGATAAAGAATGTAAAACTTATAGCAATATAATTAATGGTGGATGCTTATGGTTATTAGATACATTTTATGATGGTAAATCAGTTTTTTTCCATTATGCAGATGGCAAGATTGATAttgttgtatatattatgatgtGGTTAGGCTATAAATTAAATCATAAGTTAAACACTGAATTTtctaatataaatgaattttacgaaaaaaatatgaaaactTACCATGGGTATAAAAAGAATATAGATTATGTTGATGGTTATAGTACTTATAAAGATcttataaataaacataattatGTATTTAATATTCCTAAAGAAAATATGTCgaaattttatgatgcatttaaatcattatgtaaattGTATACTGAATGTGATGACAACGAGTCAAATTACAATAGTTATTTAGAAAAGACTCaagaatttgttaaaaaatatgaacaactTAAAGATTTGAATATTTCTGAAGGTAGTCCTTATTATCAactattttctatattatcaaaggattatgataatttaaaaaataaatgtagtTATTTTCCACCTCTTCTAACTTATTCACTAATTTCAATTGCacttatatttgttgcaataccaatttttttgggaatttcttataag tattcgttatttggatttcggaaacgatttcaaaaacaaaaattaagagaaaaaataaaaaatgtaaagaagagagtgaatcattaa
- a CDS encoding PIR protein, producing the protein MSYKECGIINDIDKYFFDDLNNPREDISGSFLNSYCPGSNCNSDEEKIISGFIMLLNNLESLESDKIFEYAILWLSYKLNQKKENGTTTLNDFYTKHIETNDFYKEKISNHNNENINMDFIEKKIRSMDIDIKDISNFYDAFKSLCNMYSEISEKTDTECNKCLENAGEFFEKCEKVKNVFDITKGSSYLQLWLSLSKDYKNFENSYNSLACTNGPPLVSCLRSSVTKNTLIIIAIIFVASSILLGVSYKYSLFGFRKRSQKQHLREMLKK; encoded by the exons ATGTCTTATAAAGAg tGTGGTATAATTAATGATattgataaatatttttttgatgatCTGAACAACCCGAGAGAAGATATTTCTGGAAGTTTTTTAAATTCGTATTGCCCTGGTAGTAACTGTAATAGTGATGAAGAAAAGATTATCTCTGGTTTTATAATGTTACTAAATAATCTTGAAAGTTTAGAAAGTGATAAAATTTTTGAATAcgctattttatggttaagttataagctaaatcaaaaaaaagaaaatggaaCCACCACATTAAacgatttttatactaaACATATAGAAACAAATGATTTTTATAAGGAGAAAATATCTAAtcataataatgaaaatattaatatggattttatagaaaaaaaaataagatcgatggatattgatattaaagatatatctaatttttatgatgcatttaaatcattatgcaACATGTATAGTGAAATTAGTGAAAAAACAGATACTGAATGCAATAAATGTTTAGAAAATGCTGgagaattttttgaaaaatgtgaaaaagttaaaaatgtttttgatATTACTAAAGGAAGTTCTTATTTACAACTATGGTTAAGTTTATCAaaagattataaaaattttgaaaatagtTATAATAGTTTAGCATGTACTAATGGCCCACCACTTGTATCTTGTCTACGAAGTTcagtaacaaaaaatacactaattataattgcaattatatttgttgcatcatcaattttattgggagtttcttataag tattcgttatttggatttcggaaacgatctcaaaaacaacatttaagagaaatgctaaaaaaataa
- a CDS encoding PIR protein has protein sequence MNKQVCNILISTSNSFSSSLDSKKNYQFNMNEGIFSKYCTSNNCSTNHEKINAGFLYLFDAFFKDSKLFESVTKSNINIVEYIMIWLSKILKLIEPKENESLDFLYEIYIKNDDRYKNTINKIEGCSNYKELIDKTKMMKMDIKDISKLYDAFTTLCMMYIEFNETSPDCKNCLKRAETFVKQYNQLNNNSDISNDSPYYRLLSTLSNDYDNFKKNYSDVKCSNSSSFPKIEKPKNYVQSFGGDDEQTVQILEQISEDASSSSITNKLFIVLSIFGAIAFFLGISYKYSLFGFRKRFQKQKLREKLKNIKKRMNQ, from the exons ATGAATAAAcaagtg tgcAACATACTCATTTCTACAAGTAACTCGTTTTCCAGTAGTTTGGACAGTAAAAAAAACTATCAATTTAATATGAATGAAGGAATTTTTAGTAAGTATTGTACTAGTAACAACTGTAGTACTAATCacgaaaaaattaatgctggatttttatatttgtttgatgCATTCTTTAAGGATTCTAAATTGTTTGAATCTGTTACAAAAAGTAACATAAATATTGTTgaatacattatgatatggttaagtaaaatattaaaactaATCGAACCTAAAGAAAACGAGAGTCtagattttttatatgaaatatatataaagaatgaTGATAGGTATAAAAATACTATAAACAAAATTGAAGGTTGTAGTAATTATAAAGAACTTAtagataaaacaaaaatgatgaaaatggatattaaagatatatctaaattatatgatgcatttactACATTATGTATGATGTATATTGAATTTAATGAAACAAGTCCAGATTGCAAGAATTGTTTGAAACGTGCTGAAACATTTGTTAAACAGTATAATCAACTTAATAACAATTCTGATATTTCTAATGATAGTCCATATTATAGATTATTGTCTACactatcaaatgattatgataattttaaaaagaatTATAGTGATGTTAAATGTTCCAATTCTTCATCCTTTCCAAAGATAGAAAAaccaaaaaattatgtacaaAGTTTTGGAGGTGATGATGAACAAACTGTACAAATATTAGAACAAATTTCTGAAGATGCATCAAGTTCATCGATAActaacaaattatttatagttttatcgatatttggcgcaatagcattttttttaggaatttcttacaag tattcgttatttggatttcggaaacgatttcaaaaacaaaaattaagagaaaagctaaaaaatataaagaaaagaatgaatcaataa
- a CDS encoding PIR protein → MSSKVCDAINTIDKFFDDDPNNTEKGAYESYLSTYCPDGNCSNYEEKIISGFIILLNTLDDETIDGDILAEYAILWLSYRLNQKTEREITTLNNFYTFYIESNNKYEDNISTDIKINKDVIETKMKSMNIDIKDISNFYDAFKSLCNMYSEFDPEKSTECKTCLETAGELVEKYEKLKNALDIHKGSSYYNLLSSLSNDYKIFENKYSDKCRDVSPLVACPRSSVTKNILITISIIFVAASILLGVSYKYSLFGFRKRSQKHLREMLKK, encoded by the exons atgtctTCTAAAgtg tGTGATGCAATTAATACGATCGATAAATTTTTTGATGATGATCCGAACAACACGGAAAAAGGTGCTTATGAAAGTTATTTAAGTACGTATTGCCCTGATGGGAACTGCAGTAATTATGAAGAAAAGATTATCTCTggttttataatattactaaATACGCTTGATGATGAAACTATAGATGGTGATATACTTGCTGAATAcgctattttatggttaagttatagactaaatcaaaaaacaGAAAGAGAAATCACCACattaaacaatttttatactttCTATATAgaatcaaataataaatatgaggATAATATATCTACTGATATTAAGATTAATAAGGATGTTATAGAAACAAAAATGAAATCGATGAATAtagatattaaagatatatctaatttttatgatgcatttaaatcattatgtaacatgtataGTGAATTTGATCCAGAAAAAAGTACTGAATGCAAGACATGTTTAGAAACTGCTGGAGAATTggttgaaaaatatgaaaaacttaaaaatgcTTTAGATATTCATAAAGGAAGTTCTTATTATAATCTATTGTCtagtttatcaaatgattataaaatttttgaaaataaatatagtgATAAATGTAGGGATGTCTCACCACTTGTAGCTTGTCCACGAAGTTcagtaacaaaaaatatactaattacaatttcaattatatttgttgcagcatcaattttattgggagtttcttataag tattcgttatttggttttcggaaacgatctcaaaaacatttaagagaaatgctaaaaaaataa
- a CDS encoding PIR protein — translation MASKVCDIISEIDKYFDDDPDNSEEYSSRNTLNTYCHDNTSSSDEERITSGFIMLLKNLDEESFESDKIVEYASLWLSHKLNQKTQNGTTKLYDFYTNHIETNNCYKGNISTDSGEHINTGDIENKIKSMNMDIKDIYNFYDAFKSLCNMYSEINVDNYQCTNCLENAGEFFEKCEKVKNVFDITKESSYLQLWLRLSKDYKEFESNYNTNWCKNVPSIVACPRNSIIKNTLITIAIIFVASTILLGVSYKYSLFGFRKRFQKQKLREKIKK, via the exons atggctTCTAAAgtg tGTGATATAATTAGTGAGattgataaatattttgatgaTGATCCGGACAACTCGGAAGAATATAGTTCTAGGAATACATTAAATACGTATTGTCATGATAATACTAGTAGTAGTGATGAAGAAAGGATTACCTCTGGTTTTATAATGTTACTAAAAAATCTTGATGAGGAAAGTTTCGAAAGTGATAAAATTGTTGAATACGCTAGTTTATGGTTAAGTCATaaactaaatcaaaaaacacaaaatggAACCACCAAATTATacgatttttatactaaCCATATAGAAACAAATAATTGTTATAAGGGGAATATATCTACTGATAGTGGTGAGCATATTAATACGGgtgatatagaaaataaaataaaatcgatgaatatggatattaaagatatatataatttttatgatgcatttaaatcattatgtaacatgtataGTGAAATTAATGTAGATAACTATCAATGCACCAACTGTTTAGAAAATGCTGgagaattttttgaaaaatgtgaaaaagttaaaaatgtttttgatATTACTAAAGAAAGTTCTTATTTACAACTATGGTTAAGATTATCAAAAGATTATAAAGAATTTGAAAGTAATTATAATACTAATTGGTGTAAAAATGTCCCATCAATTGTAGCTTGTCCACGAAATtcaatcataaaaaatacactaattacaattgcaattatatttgttgcatcaacaattttattgggagtttcttataag tattcgttatttggttttcggaaacgatttcaaaaacaaaaattaagagaaaaaataaaaaaataa